In one Gemmatimonadota bacterium genomic region, the following are encoded:
- a CDS encoding energy transducer TonB gives MPGFEGQAARYVLSVQYDTAGAVTDVYSVDSTLAPEREVELMDAIYANLRTDVEDIRGVRVGMFGGPNPELAVGPIHECRPLLLNRDLVLRMLTRDVEKANLRGAAELWIRVAANGLPLEWRFAKHSGSQGMDAAAYNAVVRMRFLPARIDGVPRAVWVSIPIGTSG, from the coding sequence GTGCCCGGCTTCGAGGGCCAAGCCGCACGCTACGTGCTGTCGGTGCAGTACGATACGGCGGGCGCGGTGACGGACGTATACTCCGTCGACTCGACGCTAGCGCCTGAGCGCGAGGTCGAGTTGATGGACGCGATATACGCCAACCTGAGAACCGATGTGGAAGACATCCGTGGTGTTCGTGTCGGGATGTTCGGGGGGCCGAACCCGGAACTGGCGGTTGGTCCGATCCATGAATGCAGGCCGCTGCTCCTGAACCGGGATCTCGTCCTTCGAATGCTGACGCGAGACGTTGAGAAAGCCAACCTCCGCGGTGCCGCCGAGTTGTGGATTCGCGTGGCGGCGAATGGTCTCCCGTTGGAATGGCGGTTCGCCAAGCACAGTGGCAGTCAAGGCATGGACGCGGCCGCTTACAACGCGGTGGTACGAATGCGCTTCCTGCCGGCGCGGATCGACGGCGTTCCGAGAGCGGTATGGGTTTCCATCCCGATCGGAACGTCCGGGTAA
- a CDS encoding ABC transporter ATP-binding protein — MIQSGQARIELRNTGKVFLTEDLETHALSEVNISIAPGEFVAVAGPSGCGKTTLLSILGLLDTPSSGDYLLDGRSVANLTAAERAQIRNREIGFIFQAFNLIGDLTVYENVELPLSYRGVSAAERKERVHAALERVDMAHRLKHFPSQLSGGQQQRVAVARAIAGDPLILLADEPTGNLDSSNGESVMGLLHELHGTGSTICMVTHDPRYAESAERAIHLFDGKVVSHEQGHAAHELEEAGFGV, encoded by the coding sequence ATGATTCAGTCCGGCCAAGCGCGGATCGAGCTCAGGAACACCGGCAAGGTATTCCTGACGGAGGATCTGGAGACGCACGCCCTCAGCGAGGTGAACATCTCCATCGCGCCCGGTGAGTTCGTGGCGGTGGCGGGTCCTTCCGGGTGCGGCAAGACAACGCTGCTCTCGATCCTGGGGTTGCTCGATACCCCCTCCAGCGGGGACTACCTGCTGGACGGCCGCTCGGTGGCCAATCTGACCGCCGCGGAAAGGGCGCAGATTCGCAATCGTGAGATCGGCTTCATCTTCCAGGCCTTCAACCTGATCGGCGACCTCACGGTGTACGAGAACGTCGAGCTGCCGCTCAGCTACCGAGGCGTGAGCGCGGCCGAGCGCAAGGAACGCGTGCACGCCGCCCTGGAGCGCGTCGACATGGCGCACCGGCTCAAGCACTTTCCGTCTCAGCTCTCCGGCGGCCAGCAGCAGCGCGTGGCGGTCGCTCGGGCCATCGCCGGTGATCCGCTCATCCTGCTGGCCGACGAGCCCACCGGAAACCTCGACTCCAGCAACGGGGAGTCCGTGATGGGGCTGCTCCACGAGCTCCATGGCACGGGTTCCACGATCTGCATGGTCACCCACGACCCGAGATACGCGGAGTCGGCCGAGCGCGCGATCCATCTGTTCGACGGCAAGGTCGTGAGCCACGAGCAGGGCCACGCCGCGCACGAGCTGGAGGAGGCCGGGTTCGGGGTGTAG
- a CDS encoding HlyD family efflux transporter periplasmic adaptor subunit: MDIQREQKKSKKRYLYGGIAVGGVALATLGLTRLDPSAPVVDRATIWTDTVERGTMLREVRGPGTLVPEQIRLIPAVTAGRVEKRHMQPGTEVTPETVILELSNAEVQRELLEAQRQLTAAQAQYVSLRSTLENQALNQEAIVAQTRSMYREAQRQVEANEALAAQQLIAKMELQRSRDSAEELAERLEIERKRLESLRRSQQPQVEAQGSQVNRLREIVAFQRGLVESMRVTAGVSGVLQELPLEEGQWVTPGMLLARVVQPGRLKAELRIAETQATEVVVGLPAVIDTRNGLVQGRVVRVNPAVQNGTVTMDVALEGELPRGARPDLSVEGTIQIDRLEDVVYMGRPAFGQSNSTVGLFVVGADGDEATRVLVRLGAGSVNEVQVLEGLSDGDVVILSDMSNWESADRVRLR, translated from the coding sequence GTGGACATTCAGCGCGAGCAGAAGAAGAGCAAGAAGCGCTACCTGTACGGCGGCATCGCCGTAGGTGGCGTGGCGCTCGCCACGCTGGGGTTGACCCGACTCGACCCATCCGCGCCGGTGGTGGACCGCGCGACGATCTGGACGGACACCGTCGAGCGCGGGACCATGCTGCGCGAGGTCCGAGGGCCGGGAACGCTGGTCCCCGAGCAGATTCGCCTCATCCCCGCCGTGACCGCGGGGCGGGTGGAGAAGCGTCACATGCAGCCGGGGACCGAGGTCACGCCGGAGACCGTGATCCTCGAGTTGAGCAACGCAGAGGTGCAGCGCGAGCTACTCGAGGCCCAACGCCAGTTGACGGCGGCGCAGGCCCAGTACGTCAGCCTCCGTTCGACGCTCGAAAACCAGGCGTTGAATCAGGAGGCCATCGTCGCCCAGACGAGGTCCATGTACCGCGAAGCGCAGCGCCAGGTGGAGGCCAACGAGGCGCTGGCGGCGCAGCAGCTCATCGCCAAGATGGAGTTGCAGCGCTCGCGTGACAGCGCGGAGGAGCTGGCCGAACGGCTGGAGATCGAGCGCAAGCGGCTGGAGTCGCTGAGGCGCTCCCAGCAGCCGCAGGTGGAGGCGCAGGGCTCGCAGGTGAATCGGCTGCGCGAGATCGTCGCCTTCCAGCGCGGGCTGGTGGAGTCGATGCGGGTCACCGCCGGCGTCTCCGGCGTTCTGCAGGAGCTCCCCCTGGAGGAGGGCCAGTGGGTGACCCCCGGAATGCTCCTGGCGCGAGTCGTACAGCCGGGACGCCTGAAGGCGGAGCTGCGCATTGCCGAGACGCAGGCGACCGAGGTGGTGGTGGGATTGCCCGCCGTCATCGATACCCGCAACGGCCTGGTGCAGGGACGCGTGGTGCGAGTGAACCCCGCCGTGCAGAACGGCACCGTGACCATGGACGTGGCGCTCGAGGGTGAGCTGCCGCGCGGTGCACGGCCCGATCTGAGCGTCGAGGGCACGATTCAGATCGACAGGCTCGAGGACGTCGTCTACATGGGCCGGCCGGCCTTCGGCCAGTCCAACAGCACCGTCGGGCTGTTCGTCGTCGGTGCGGACGGCGACGAGGCCACACGCGTGCTGGTTCGACTCGGCGCGGGGTCGGTCAACGAGGTGCAGGTCCTGGAAGGTTTGAGCGACGGCGACGTGGTAATCCTCTCCGACATGTCCAACTGGGAGAGCGCGGACCGCGTGCGGTTGCGTTAG
- a CDS encoding ABC transporter permease has translation MGDLRDDLRRWLSWLRPRDEERHLTDEIRFHIEREAEEYVSAGMSAEEARREALRQFGGIDKFAEESRDARPTRWAEDLYRDVRVGVRSLLRDPAYGVVAVLALAIGIGAATFVYTAVRGVLLDPLPYPNAERVVTLWETNATTGENHLQASPGNVLDWIERSQALERIAMAEPWGGDVMVDGRPVAVPAWAVSEGYFEVFGVRPFLGRAFVPEEYRDSLQSALMVSHASWLERFSADPDVVGTAVVVDGTPRTIVGVLPPGFSYPAMIVGDGGWPESSKEFWYPRPQRPGDIRTRSGNWIPAVGLLRDGASMERAQADLNRVAALIGDELPATNANLGVRAIPLRDELLGEAGRLLTLLAGVVGVLLVLAAANVASLVLARATAREREFAIRGAVGAARGRLVRQILAESALLIAVGAGLGLGLAWVAVDLFAAVAAGSLPRVGSLQVDGGVALFALGLSALVTAFAGLLPALRFARPDLAATIGDGSRGSTGGPGRGRAQNALVVAQVALALVLLIGAGLLTRSFLRLLDNDIGFEPAGLATVQAFIHDVTESAAERVSFVRSVSERISGLPGVDHAAMVSAFPFHPEQIDQRFNFGVVGRPNPAGSEPPSAQGTTITPGYFEAMGIPILQGRDFDDFDRAAWTTAEAATGDGTARAPSGRPVAIVSETVARRHWPGENPVGQRIHSMREGAPEVEIVGVVGDVRPYGYDTDPRAEIYFPHAWNGTGSVTWVARASAPGGATALVNGMREAVWAQAPSQSIYHAATSEEMIATSVAARRFNLALILAFSIVALVLALIGIYGLMAYATARRTGEFGIRLALGAGRGDIVRLVLGRAAKLALAGVALGVLAALVLTRFASSLLYGVPPNDPLTFVALAGLLVGTGMLAGYLPARRAAATDPMEALRAE, from the coding sequence ATGGGAGACCTTCGCGACGACCTGCGCCGCTGGCTCAGCTGGCTCCGCCCCAGGGACGAGGAACGCCACCTGACGGACGAGATCCGGTTCCACATCGAGCGTGAGGCGGAAGAGTACGTGAGCGCGGGGATGTCCGCGGAGGAAGCGCGGCGCGAGGCCCTCCGCCAGTTCGGCGGCATCGACAAATTCGCGGAGGAGTCGAGGGACGCGCGCCCCACGCGCTGGGCGGAGGACCTGTACCGAGATGTCCGGGTCGGCGTCCGTTCCTTGCTGCGAGACCCGGCCTATGGCGTCGTCGCGGTCCTCGCCCTCGCCATCGGGATCGGGGCCGCCACGTTCGTCTATACCGCGGTCCGCGGCGTACTCCTCGACCCGCTACCGTATCCGAACGCGGAGCGCGTGGTGACGCTGTGGGAGACGAACGCGACGACCGGCGAGAACCACCTGCAGGCGTCACCGGGAAACGTGCTGGACTGGATCGAGCGCAGCCAGGCGCTCGAGCGGATCGCCATGGCCGAGCCATGGGGCGGCGACGTCATGGTGGACGGGCGACCCGTGGCCGTCCCCGCGTGGGCGGTCTCCGAGGGCTACTTCGAGGTCTTCGGGGTTCGGCCCTTCCTGGGCCGTGCGTTCGTCCCGGAGGAGTACCGCGACTCCCTTCAAAGCGCGCTGATGGTTTCACACGCATCGTGGCTCGAACGCTTCTCGGCCGACCCCGATGTCGTCGGTACCGCGGTCGTCGTGGACGGCACGCCGCGCACGATCGTGGGGGTGTTGCCCCCGGGTTTCTCGTATCCGGCCATGATCGTCGGTGACGGGGGCTGGCCGGAGAGTTCGAAGGAGTTCTGGTATCCCCGGCCGCAGCGGCCCGGGGACATCCGCACGAGGTCAGGCAACTGGATTCCCGCGGTCGGACTGCTGCGCGATGGCGCGAGCATGGAGCGGGCGCAGGCCGATCTGAATCGCGTCGCGGCACTGATCGGGGACGAGCTCCCGGCCACCAACGCCAACCTCGGCGTGCGCGCGATTCCCCTTCGCGACGAGTTGCTCGGAGAGGCGGGACGGTTGCTCACGCTGCTCGCCGGCGTGGTGGGAGTACTGCTTGTTCTCGCGGCGGCCAACGTGGCGAGCCTGGTCCTGGCGCGAGCAACGGCGCGCGAACGGGAATTCGCCATCCGGGGCGCGGTAGGGGCGGCCCGCGGGCGACTCGTGCGGCAGATCCTGGCCGAAAGCGCGCTTCTTATCGCCGTAGGCGCCGGCCTCGGCCTCGGGCTGGCTTGGGTGGCGGTCGACCTTTTCGCGGCTGTGGCCGCCGGATCTCTGCCGCGCGTGGGCAGCCTCCAGGTGGACGGCGGCGTGGCGCTGTTCGCGCTGGGATTGTCAGCGCTGGTCACCGCCTTCGCCGGCCTGCTGCCGGCGTTGCGCTTCGCCCGGCCCGACCTGGCGGCCACGATCGGCGACGGCTCACGAGGTAGCACCGGCGGACCCGGAAGAGGGCGCGCGCAGAACGCGCTCGTCGTGGCCCAGGTAGCGCTCGCGCTGGTCTTGCTGATCGGGGCCGGGTTGCTCACGCGCAGCTTCCTGCGTCTGCTCGACAACGACATCGGCTTCGAACCCGCGGGCCTCGCGACGGTGCAGGCGTTCATCCACGACGTGACGGAGTCCGCCGCCGAACGGGTCTCGTTCGTCCGGTCGGTGTCCGAGAGAATCAGCGGTCTTCCGGGCGTGGATCACGCGGCCATGGTGTCCGCCTTCCCGTTCCACCCCGAGCAGATCGACCAGCGCTTCAACTTCGGCGTCGTGGGCCGGCCGAATCCGGCGGGTTCGGAGCCGCCTTCCGCGCAGGGCACCACGATTACGCCCGGGTACTTCGAGGCGATGGGGATTCCGATCCTGCAGGGGCGGGACTTCGACGACTTCGACCGTGCCGCTTGGACGACCGCGGAGGCCGCCACCGGGGACGGCACGGCCCGCGCTCCCTCCGGTCGGCCCGTGGCGATCGTCAGCGAGACCGTAGCGCGCCGCCACTGGCCGGGGGAGAACCCCGTCGGCCAGCGCATCCATAGCATGCGAGAAGGCGCCCCGGAGGTCGAGATCGTTGGCGTGGTCGGCGACGTGCGACCGTACGGGTACGATACCGATCCGCGCGCGGAGATCTACTTCCCGCACGCCTGGAACGGCACGGGTTCCGTTACGTGGGTTGCGCGGGCCAGCGCCCCGGGCGGCGCGACGGCCCTCGTGAACGGGATGCGTGAGGCGGTGTGGGCTCAGGCGCCCAGCCAGTCCATCTATCACGCCGCCACATCGGAAGAGATGATCGCCACGAGCGTCGCCGCTCGGCGATTCAATCTCGCGCTGATCCTGGCCTTTTCCATCGTGGCCCTGGTGCTGGCGTTGATCGGCATCTACGGGTTGATGGCCTACGCCACCGCGCGCCGAACGGGCGAGTTCGGCATACGCCTGGCGCTGGGAGCCGGTCGCGGGGACATCGTCCGGCTGGTGCTCGGCAGGGCGGCGAAACTCGCCCTGGCCGGCGTCGCGCTCGGTGTGCTGGCGGCGCTCGTTCTCACACGTTTCGCGTCGAGTCTGCTGTACGGGGTGCCGCCCAACGACCCACTCACCTTCGTGGCACTGGCGGGGTTGCTGGTCGGCACCGGCATGCTTGCCGGCTACCTGCCGGCGCGTCGAGCCGCGGCAACCGACCCGATGGAGGCGCTGCGGGCGGAGTAG
- a CDS encoding PadR family transcriptional regulator, with amino-acid sequence MSQLQGNDLLQGTLDMLILRTLRLESMHGWGVSRRIRERSDDILHLNQGSLYPALHRLERRGLIASEWGTSENNRRAKFYRLTMRGERHLARETESWRRFAKAVDLVLAGA; translated from the coding sequence ATGAGCCAACTTCAGGGCAACGATCTGCTGCAGGGCACGCTGGACATGCTGATCCTCCGCACTCTTCGGCTGGAGTCGATGCACGGGTGGGGAGTCTCGCGAAGGATCCGCGAGCGATCCGATGACATCCTGCACCTGAATCAGGGGTCGCTGTATCCCGCGCTCCATCGGCTGGAACGCCGCGGGCTAATAGCGTCTGAGTGGGGGACTTCCGAGAACAACCGCCGCGCCAAGTTCTACCGCCTTACGATGCGCGGAGAGCGACACCTGGCCCGGGAGACCGAGAGTTGGCGACGCTTCGCGAAGGCCGTCGATCTCGTTCTCGCGGGGGCGTGA
- a CDS encoding YbjQ family protein, with translation MIIVTTDNVPGHEVAESLGLVRGNTIRARFIGKDILAMFRHVAGGEIKEYVKMMAEAREQAIDRMIEEAESLGANAVVGLRFQTAMVMQGAAEIMAYGTAVRLRAVGPGA, from the coding sequence ATGATCATAGTCACGACCGACAACGTCCCCGGTCATGAGGTAGCGGAATCGCTGGGGCTGGTGAGGGGAAACACAATCCGTGCGCGCTTCATCGGCAAGGACATCCTGGCCATGTTCAGACACGTCGCGGGCGGCGAGATCAAGGAGTACGTGAAGATGATGGCCGAGGCTCGCGAGCAGGCCATCGACCGCATGATCGAGGAAGCCGAATCGCTGGGTGCTAACGCCGTGGTCGGGTTGCGCTTCCAGACCGCCATGGTCATGCAGGGAGCCGCCGAGATCATGGCGTACGGCACTGCTGTCAGGCTGAGGGCCGTGGGCCCGGGCGCCTGA
- a CDS encoding zf-HC2 domain-containing protein codes for MEHVTHEELMRWLDEELPLERAAALAEHMERCTECRRERVVFETLGGELRMAVDAPSPGQAWPGVQKRISRPIGWGLFVVGLAVWVVYGVVSYALSPIALWEKLASGGIAIGLAMLLGSVLREHYLAWRKDPYRHVQR; via the coding sequence ATGGAGCATGTGACGCACGAGGAGCTGATGCGGTGGCTAGACGAAGAGCTGCCGCTGGAGCGGGCCGCCGCGCTGGCGGAGCACATGGAGCGGTGCACGGAATGCCGTCGCGAGCGCGTGGTGTTCGAGACTCTTGGCGGCGAGCTGCGCATGGCGGTGGACGCGCCCTCGCCGGGTCAAGCTTGGCCGGGCGTGCAGAAGCGTATCTCCCGACCGATCGGCTGGGGGCTCTTCGTGGTCGGGCTCGCGGTGTGGGTCGTGTACGGGGTGGTCAGCTACGCGCTGTCGCCGATCGCCCTGTGGGAGAAGCTCGCCAGCGGCGGCATAGCCATCGGTCTGGCGATGCTGTTGGGAAGCGTCCTGCGCGAACACTATCTCGCGTGGCGCAAGGACCCCTACAGACACGTGCAACGATGA
- a CDS encoding sigma-70 family RNA polymerase sigma factor, which produces MERELILKCRSGDTRFFEPLVRAYEPAALRVATGILGHPDEARDGVQEAFIKAWQALPRFDVKRRFGPWFFQILRNHCRDMIRGRRSRSNYEVKDERLEARPAGERASPERDRQRAATREVIRRALDDLGEEHRDILILKEIQGFRYAEIAEILEIPEGTVASRLYHARRALKDALVELGADEM; this is translated from the coding sequence GTGGAGCGCGAACTGATCCTCAAGTGCCGAAGCGGCGACACCCGCTTCTTCGAACCGCTCGTGCGAGCGTACGAGCCGGCCGCCCTTCGCGTGGCCACGGGGATCCTCGGACACCCGGACGAGGCCCGCGATGGCGTCCAGGAGGCGTTCATCAAGGCCTGGCAGGCGCTGCCTCGTTTCGACGTGAAACGTCGCTTCGGGCCCTGGTTCTTCCAGATCCTCCGCAATCACTGCCGGGACATGATTCGCGGTCGCCGATCGCGCTCCAACTACGAGGTGAAGGACGAGCGGCTGGAGGCGCGCCCGGCGGGCGAGCGGGCGAGTCCGGAGCGGGACCGCCAGCGGGCGGCGACCCGCGAAGTGATCAGGCGGGCTCTCGACGATCTCGGCGAGGAGCACCGCGACATACTGATCCTCAAGGAAATCCAGGGATTTCGCTACGCCGAGATCGCCGAGATCCTGGAAATCCCGGAAGGCACCGTCGCGAGTCGGCTGTACCACGCGCGGCGTGCCCTCAAGGACGCGCTGGTGGAGCTCGGCGCGGACGAAATGTAG
- a CDS encoding potassium channel protein: MNRPRPPTGRISGRSLDRFLSDPVNQLQLSLFVLVMLVVFGSLGYILIERMSPVEALYMTVITLSTVGFQEVRPLSTAGMIFTVGLIMLGLLLVTWAVRNAAEIALGHNLFYSVRRRRMKERIAQARDHYLVCGYGALGRQIVRELTARGEQFVVVESAEALEEELLESHVPVILGDATHDETLLDAGVERARGVVAALGTDADNVLTVLTARELNPGLLIVARAASDTSESKLRRAGADRIVTPDTIGGHRLAIALVRPAVHDFMSRIFHVGDELDVDVGQVTVQAGSVLEGQTLSTCDLRSQWNVTILAIEMPDKKFILTPPAGHRLTEGETLIVIGPAESIYMLEAQYALAASA; this comes from the coding sequence GTGAATCGCCCCCGTCCCCCTACAGGGAGGATCAGCGGACGTTCTCTGGACAGGTTTCTGTCCGATCCGGTAAACCAGCTCCAGTTGTCGCTGTTCGTACTCGTGATGCTGGTCGTTTTCGGGTCGCTGGGCTACATCCTGATCGAGCGGATGAGCCCCGTCGAGGCGCTGTACATGACGGTGATCACCTTGAGTACGGTGGGCTTCCAGGAGGTGCGGCCGCTCAGCACCGCGGGGATGATATTCACCGTCGGCTTGATCATGCTCGGGCTGCTGCTCGTAACCTGGGCGGTGCGCAACGCGGCGGAGATCGCGCTCGGGCACAACCTCTTCTACTCGGTACGGCGACGTCGCATGAAGGAACGCATCGCGCAGGCGCGTGACCACTATCTGGTGTGCGGATACGGTGCCCTCGGCCGGCAGATCGTGCGCGAGCTGACGGCTCGCGGCGAGCAGTTCGTCGTGGTCGAGAGCGCCGAGGCACTCGAGGAAGAGTTACTCGAGTCGCACGTCCCCGTCATCCTCGGAGACGCCACCCACGACGAAACGCTGCTGGATGCGGGCGTCGAGCGCGCTAGGGGCGTGGTGGCCGCTCTGGGAACCGACGCGGACAACGTGCTGACCGTGCTGACCGCGCGGGAGCTGAATCCCGGGCTGCTGATCGTGGCCCGTGCCGCTTCGGACACTTCGGAGAGCAAGCTGCGCCGGGCGGGGGCCGACCGCATTGTCACCCCCGATACGATCGGCGGGCACAGGCTCGCCATAGCGCTCGTGCGGCCGGCCGTGCACGACTTCATGAGCCGCATCTTCCACGTGGGCGATGAACTCGACGTGGACGTGGGGCAGGTGACCGTGCAAGCCGGCTCCGTGCTCGAGGGCCAGACCCTCAGTACCTGCGATCTGCGGAGTCAGTGGAACGTCACCATTCTGGCGATCGAGATGCCCGACAAGAAGTTCATCCTTACCCCCCCCGCGGGTCATCGGCTCACCGAGGGGGAGACGCTGATAGTGATCGGGCCGGCGGAATCCATCTACATGCTCGAGGCGCAGTACGCGCTCGCCGCCAGCGCCTGA
- a CDS encoding TonB-dependent receptor, with translation MGAFLSSALIVAAAFQQGPGETYAQIALNDLNLGTIRGRVVSEQTGLPVATALVEIVGAEELVAVTDLNGNYVLGAVPVGLRTVRAFHLDHVPLEVAITVAPRSTVNLEFALEMRPVPLDTLRVSRRRLGLAPDTLPDPSLSVDESMVGSRVGALGAPGMAELGLVDALRGGGAEPPDASDVLFVRGAAADLRAVYLDGAPVYAPVHLGGMADPFFPGLLSEGRVRSGGASPRYDGGVSYILDLETRSGRSGALRSEGAIDLAVASVVFEGTPAGETNVLLAGRGVHGLGADAFGAKRLPSGYGEAFGRVDRALGDDGELSVSGYWNRESVDLGEAILGDDPVHWGNLAGSIRVEKDVGDGSAVITAAYGDFKTRLPVAGPRPAVLEGTNERRRLAADVTHDRGPFRMEFGLAFDRTRLRHEATSFLAELQLPVSTSVDVRGDAVGGYASAQFVVSPAVLLSGGIRTSGFATSERDGFDLRLAPRASVRWRATPAAVVTVGVGRYHQFVQNAQNFPSAEELIDIAAALEQREPEPPQGSLLDVAGATHFVAKLERLLGNGFRLGVEGFYKDFDTPAKDLGSDVETTGLELVMVRSGSILEASVGYTRGWVWSSGDPRFARSVFAGRELVDATLGMSLGATSLKFRSTYAAGLPFTAIPSGPVEPPQEQAAPSLSFSTTPGPETEDGSVPGARELAAGSYLRLEGEFARTWTGSDPVQPSELTVYIRVLNGLDQREAMFIQVDPNDPSSADADATKFLPIVGVRWAF, from the coding sequence TTGGGCGCCTTTCTCTCCTCTGCGCTTATCGTCGCCGCTGCCTTCCAGCAGGGGCCTGGAGAGACGTACGCTCAGATCGCCCTCAACGACCTCAATCTCGGAACGATCCGAGGGCGCGTCGTAAGCGAGCAGACGGGCCTTCCCGTCGCCACCGCGTTGGTGGAAATCGTCGGCGCGGAAGAACTCGTCGCCGTTACCGACCTGAACGGTAACTACGTGCTCGGCGCGGTGCCCGTCGGCTTGCGCACGGTGCGCGCGTTCCACCTCGACCACGTTCCTCTCGAGGTGGCCATAACGGTGGCTCCGCGCTCCACGGTGAACCTCGAGTTCGCGCTGGAGATGAGGCCGGTCCCCCTGGATACGCTGCGCGTATCTCGCCGCAGGCTTGGACTGGCGCCGGACACGCTGCCGGACCCCTCTCTTTCCGTCGACGAGTCGATGGTCGGCAGCAGGGTCGGTGCGTTGGGAGCTCCGGGGATGGCCGAGTTGGGGCTGGTCGATGCCCTGCGGGGCGGCGGAGCCGAACCACCCGATGCCTCGGATGTGCTGTTCGTGCGAGGCGCGGCGGCGGACTTGCGCGCGGTCTATCTCGATGGCGCGCCCGTGTACGCGCCCGTGCATCTCGGGGGGATGGCCGACCCGTTCTTTCCCGGGCTACTCAGCGAGGGCCGCGTTCGCAGCGGCGGCGCATCGCCCCGCTATGATGGCGGGGTTTCCTATATCCTCGATCTCGAGACGCGCTCGGGCCGCAGCGGTGCCCTGAGGAGCGAAGGGGCGATCGATCTGGCGGTAGCGAGCGTCGTATTCGAAGGCACGCCGGCGGGCGAGACCAACGTGCTCCTGGCCGGACGTGGAGTACACGGGCTGGGCGCGGACGCGTTTGGTGCCAAGCGGCTGCCTTCCGGTTATGGAGAGGCGTTCGGGCGGGTCGATCGGGCGCTCGGCGACGATGGTGAATTGTCGGTGTCCGGATACTGGAACCGCGAAAGCGTGGACCTCGGGGAGGCCATTCTCGGTGACGACCCGGTCCATTGGGGCAACCTGGCCGGATCTATCCGAGTCGAGAAGGACGTTGGCGACGGCAGCGCGGTGATCACCGCCGCGTACGGCGACTTCAAGACGCGCCTACCGGTCGCCGGGCCGCGCCCGGCCGTGCTCGAAGGAACCAACGAGCGCCGGCGCCTCGCCGCCGATGTCACGCACGATCGCGGCCCCTTCCGGATGGAGTTCGGACTGGCCTTCGATCGAACCAGGCTCCGACACGAAGCGACCAGCTTCCTGGCCGAGCTGCAGCTTCCTGTTTCCACCTCCGTCGATGTACGCGGCGACGCCGTGGGCGGGTACGCTTCGGCGCAGTTCGTAGTCTCCCCGGCGGTACTTTTGTCGGGAGGAATACGGACGAGCGGCTTCGCTACCAGCGAGCGCGACGGCTTCGATCTGCGCCTGGCTCCGCGTGCCTCCGTGCGCTGGCGCGCGACGCCGGCGGCGGTCGTTACGGTCGGCGTCGGCCGCTACCACCAGTTCGTGCAGAACGCCCAGAACTTCCCGAGCGCCGAAGAGCTCATCGATATCGCCGCGGCGCTCGAGCAGCGGGAGCCGGAGCCGCCACAAGGAAGCCTGCTCGATGTGGCCGGCGCCACGCACTTCGTCGCCAAGCTCGAGCGACTCCTCGGGAACGGGTTCCGGCTGGGAGTGGAGGGGTTCTACAAGGACTTCGACACCCCCGCCAAGGACCTCGGCTCGGACGTGGAGACCACGGGCCTCGAGTTGGTGATGGTCCGGTCGGGATCGATCCTCGAGGCCTCGGTGGGATACACGCGCGGCTGGGTCTGGTCGAGCGGCGATCCTCGTTTCGCGCGCAGCGTCTTCGCTGGGCGCGAGTTGGTCGACGCCACACTCGGAATGAGCCTGGGAGCCACGTCGCTGAAGTTCAGGTCCACCTACGCGGCCGGCCTGCCCTTCACCGCCATACCGAGCGGACCGGTCGAGCCTCCGCAGGAGCAGGCCGCGCCATCGCTCAGCTTCTCCACGACGCCCGGCCCCGAAACGGAAGACGGATCCGTACCGGGCGCCCGTGAGTTGGCCGCCGGCTCCTACCTGCGGCTGGAAGGAGAGTTCGCGCGGACCTGGACGGGCAGCGATCCGGTGCAGCCCTCCGAACTCACCGTGTACATCCGGGTGCTGAACGGCCTCGACCAGCGAGAGGCGATGTTCATCCAGGTCGACCCGAACGACCCGTCATCAGCCGACGCCGATGCCACGAAGTTTCTGCCCATCGTTGGCGTTCGCTGGGCCTTCTGA